The following are encoded in a window of Ictalurus punctatus breed USDA103 chromosome 13, Coco_2.0, whole genome shotgun sequence genomic DNA:
- the socs3b gene encoding suppressor of cytokine signaling 3b, whose product MVTHSRLDGAMSSNPFQGGVRLPAHRYKTFSSRAQYQMVLAAVRKLQESGFYWDAVSGKEASALLSTEPPGTFLVRDSSDNHHFFTLSVKTATGTKNLRIQCDACSFFLQTDPRSLQTVPRFDCVLKLIHHYMPSAREAGAVSVVTSGVDSEGGSSGADGSTYFIYSGGEKIPLELLRPLASSMSTLQHLCRKTLNGHIDVSSKRDQLPQSLQEFLEEYDAPI is encoded by the coding sequence ATGGTAACGCACAGCAGGCTCGACGGCGCCATGAGCAGCAACCCCTTCCAAGGCGGAGTACGCCTGCCTGCCCACCGCTACAAGACCTTCAGCTCCAGGGCGCAGTATCAGATGGTTCTGGCGGCTGTGCGCAAACTGCAGGAGAGCGGCTTCTACTGGGACGCTGTGAGTGGGAAGGAGGCCAGCGCTCTGCTGAGCACTGAGCCACCCGGCACTTTCCTGGTGCGTGACAGCTCTGACAACCACCACTTTTTCACCTTAAGCGTGAAAACGGCCACGGGCACCAAGAACCTGCGCATCCAATGTGACGCCTGCTCCTTCTTTTTGCAAACAGACCCACGCAGCTTGCAAACTGTGCCACGTTTTGATTGTGTGCTGAAACTCATACATCATTATATGCCTTCTGCCAGAGAAGCAGGGGCCGTGTCTGTAGTCACATCTGGAGTGGACAGTGAAGGTGGCAGCAGTGGGGCAGATGGGAGTACATACTTCATTTACTCTGGAGGAGAGAAAATCCCACTGGAGCTGCTGCGCCCTCTGGCCTCCAGCATGTCCACACTGCAGCACCTCTGCCGCAAGACACTTAACGGCCATATAGATGTGTCTAGTAAACGGGACCAGCTGCCTCAGTCGCTCCAAGAGTTCCTTGAGGAGTATGATGCACCCATATAA